In the genome of Arachis stenosperma cultivar V10309 chromosome 6, arast.V10309.gnm1.PFL2, whole genome shotgun sequence, the window ACCTGCGGAATTGGAATAATAGAGAGGATGTCAATGATGAAGTATGAACTTAAGTATCTTTTCATTATAGCCACTGGATTATTGTTCACCTCACCCCTTCCAAAAACACGAGTAGACGGGGCAATAAACCCTGTTCGAAACTGAAAGATTATGCGAAGAATgtagaaaagatcaaagaatgTTCGAAGAACACTAGTGGTGATTCGCAACGTGCCATCCAAATTCAGACATTTCTTTTTGTCATTGATCACTGGAATGTAAAAGAAGAGCGGATCCACGGAGATTGCCATCACACATGTGATCACAAAAATCTTGTTCCATTTTTCAAGGGTTCGTCCTTGTGGATCAAGAATGTTGCTTCTTCTAGAAGCCAGTTTCTCTTTTGGTCTATCACTTACAGGATGAACAGTTGAAGGTTTCCTCAAGTTCTTGAACTTTTCTGAACCACTCTCCAGTTTTCTTCCAATACTCTTCAAAACAGCACCTACACTTGGCATAccttttctttcattatatCCATTATTAATAGAACTCTCTTGCTCCGATGATGTTGACCTCCAGTCTTCAAACCTGAAGATAAATATAAATGTAGCCTGTAAATTCAACATCTGTCGATCACACAACAACTAAGCCTTACCTACTAACTAGGATGGACTGCATATATCAAATGACACCACAGTACCCTGTCATGTATGTATATATCTAAGTTCAGCCCTTTTATATTAGAATTTCTTTATTCAAATGATAATTACATACACCAAAATCAATCATGATCAAGTCTCATTAATTACTAGCAGCTATGCCATttcatagttccaattagaaaAACTAAGATCAATAAAGGGAGTAATGAACTTGGaaatatagtaaaaaaaaaaaaaaaaccataaaaaattaaaaatacatataGCAACACCGGGCTTTGAGCAAACGTACCGAACAAATTTTGGTTCCCTTGCATTCATAACTTAGCTTCCCAGAAAACACTCTTTTCAGTGAAAGATAAGATTCAACTCTCGAGCCTGCAAAATCAGCagaaatttattatatttatagagACTATTGAGAATGTTGCTTGAAAATGCGAGCTCAAACAGTTACAAAAAGTCAAAAACATAGTCAACTCAATCTCCAAACTCGTTCTCGCCACGCCAACCAACTCCAACAAAGGGTTCATAACTATCAACAAAATATCAGAGTATGACAACATGGAAATTATCAATATCCCCCGTATTGATGAGGAATTTGATGAATGAACTGACATAGAATCAACGAGTCACTCTTACGAACCAAAACGAAGCAGAATCAGAATTAACTTGCAGGCACGAAGGCTGTGTTTGATTTCGGAGAAATCAAGAAAGAGGAAGGTGATAAAAATTCACAAGGCATCAAatcgttaaaaaaaaaaaaaattctgtcAAAGAGTTGACGGAAAAAGGAACGAACGCGAACCTCAATTCTCAAACATGCGAAAACCGTTAGAAAAGAAGAAATGGTTTCCCAAGCCAAAGTTTGAAGTTTCCGTTATCCGTTCGGGAAAACCATATagtaagaagaaaaaaaaaaacgttacATGCAGACTGAATGTTGAAGAGTAGTTTGAGTTTCAGTTTTGTTGGCGTTGGTGAGGGAGGGAAGAATGTTGTATAAGCTTGGAACTATGACTGAGTCGACCATGTAATTAAGAAAAGTCAGCACTCAGCACGAAACAACCATGTTATTTCTTTTTTCCTAATTAAATTGTTAAATTAGTTaggaattaattatattatgaCCTGTGGACTAGGGTATTTGAAGGTAGTAGCACACTTTAGAATTTGGAATTTAGAATGTTCATAATCATGTCTCTACACGGTACGGATTTTCGAACATATGGGAAGTGCTTTCCTGCAACTAACTCACGAATCACGATGCTAGGTTTTTTTTTCGTCCAGATATAtctatttataaatatattaaaaaaaaagtcaaggagtcaacatttttattaaagaaaaaatttataagtctgtatttttattaaaatttgaccaatatttaactattaaaaaaaatgaataactTTATATGGATAAAATTTTTTGCCATTAAAATATCAATAATGACTAATTGATGTctacaaattacaaaatttCTTAGTTCctaatattcttttttattaaaatttgatcatcatttaactataaaaaaagaataatttcacactattaaataaaattttatagcattaaaaatattaataataactaattgtACAAATCATAAAATTTACGGATCACTAACACTCCTTTACATTTATAATTCAGATCGttcattgaaaatttttatattttggtgCAATTTATGACGagtactaaaattaaaaaaacaattaataattaaaaatataagatattttCACTTCTATTTTAATTGATGACACcttttttctataaattcatATAAATATATTGCAAAACATTCATgtgtaaaataatattataaaaaataaaaatgatattattattttttaattaaaatattctttttcatattattaGAATTTAAGTACTaattaatttctgcaattttagttttttttattttttatttttagaataattacagaaaaattttaattaaataattttttattataaaatatttttaattttttttagtttaaaatttaaactttaaaattaaaataaaaaaaagaagagtatTAGGGATTTGGAGAGAGTTAATTAAATGGGATTCGGTTAGGATAAAGAAACATAGAGATAATGTTCCTTGTGTTTCTTCCGGGGACGCCACTTCTAGACATCAAGTGGAAGAGAATGAAGGTTGGATGGTGCGGAATTTAAAGTTTATAAATTAATTGGTAAGTGCATTAGGTCGTACTAAGTAATATTTTAAGTGAGTGAGAATTGATCTCACAATGATTGATGGATCAAGTAACAATGGTTGATTCACTTAGTTAGATAAGTAGAAAATggtattttgaaaatttaattgcattaaacagtaaattcaaATAATTAGAAGGCAAACAGTAAACTTGGCATgaaagctaaaaaaaaaaaaaagttaaagtTTTAGAATTGTTTATTTTCCGAATTTCTATTttttactaactattttaattatgcaagattcaattcatgacaaattatatttgactaaaccctaattcctttgTAATTTAGTCTCTTCTAACTTAGTAACCGTCAATTCCTTAGTAACTTAATTTCGATTAGAGGTTTAAGTCCAATTCTAGTTTATTAACCACAAAagcctaattacccaaatataagagaattatatatcacgtatcctgttaagtccagataattagcgtttagaaaaaattgtttttaagctgttgttcaagtaaataaaCTACTTTTCCAAGATTTAACAAtaactcaattagaacaagggTTATTCTTTCGATATATCCTAATTCTTAACATGAAGAACGAAAATGAATCCTTGAAATTGGAATCAATACATTAATCAAAATAGAATGACAAtagtattaatccataaaataaacagagctcTTAACCTTAACAGGAGATGTTTAGTTGCTCATAGAGAAAGTAAACTCtagcaaagaagaagaaatcctagACAAAATATCTCttctccttttatatctaatcctaattaatgtaaatatattttctaaaattcaataatatcctttttaattgtaaaatataataaagattttaataaaaatcatTGAAAAATTACGTTGCTGGCTTTTTTTTAGACGTGGGACCACCCTAAATGAAGCTGGCTCCAAACTTGGGTTGGACTAAGTTTGGCGCCACCCTATCCGCGAATGAGTGCGTCCATATATTGATCCTGACACTAAACTAGGAATTCCCAAGTTTGGCGCTACCATGCCAGCAACGAATGGAGGCCTTGTGATGATCATGGCACCAAACTTGGAGATTGTCAAGTTTGGCACCACCTTCTTGGATTGCTCAGGCTCCGTTTCTTCCTTCTAAACTTTGTCAAATTCGCTCGAacgctacctaaaataaactgaattgcacacaactcaaagtagTATTCATAGTGGCTTAAAATActtaaatcttgattaaacttaacaaATTGAAATgtaaattcactaggaaaagataagaaagatactcacacatcacaacaccaaaattgaattgttgcttgtcctcaaacAACCGAGAATAATGTAAACCTTAAATGTAAATTTAAATGAGAGCTGAGTGTTCAATTAAGCTCCTGCCTATCTCAAAGTGGGATTAATAACACTGAAACCTTGAATAGTTTCGGCATCTCACTATCATTTGAATTTTAGGAATGTCAATGTCATTCGAAATTAGAATctggataatattatgaattttaTTGCCTTTTTACTTCGGATTAATCTTTGAacataacatttttattttcttttctttggtgctttgcaccttgagcctaaacatgactttaaatgttttgtctcaagctttACTTGACACAAAAATACCACAATCACTTAACTGGAAAACTCTTTGAGTTataatttctctttcaattgTTTCCAGACaatggtgctcaaagcctttagCATACTCTGTATTTGCACTTGGTCTTGACTCTTAGTgctctgtctcaaggattacttgacacattcacaccacaagcatatggctAGAAAATAACTCTTTGaaattttaatcatatttgacCTTCCTAGCCATTGATACTCAAAGCTTTGGACCttgccttttattttcttttactttttgctgtttcttttacttcaaggattaatttcttgtttaatttaaaaaattcataatagTTCTCTAAATTCTTGTTCTTTATACATCAATACCCTTTAATCCAAGctcaaatatgcactattcataTTATGCATTTAAAGTCACAGATAACACCACCACATttaaataagactactcttaaatataaactcaatttttcatgcaatacatcacttcttttatttttttatttttagattcaAGATTAGTGAGTGATACATGAGacatattttcaaattaaaaacaaaCAATGGAATCAAATTAAAACCTAAGAATTGAAAATACTAAAGATCATGCAGGCAATCAAAGCAACAGAAAATAGGAATATAGTATAATAGAAACGGAAAGAAAATAGGAAGTGCAAAAGGAACTAAACCACCTCAATCGTCCCGGTGGAGATCTCTCTCCTCAGACTGCGGTCCATATGGTCCTCTCAGATGTCCAAAGTCATGCCTCAGCTGAAAAAGCTCATGGCGCTGAGTATTTTGCTCTGCCGCCAACTGATGGAGAAGAGTATTGTGAGTGTCCTATATTGTTCTCATCTAATCGAGAGAGGAAGTAAGCTGCTCCCAGCAGCTATCCTGTGTCATCCTCATCTGTTCAAGAGAGAATGTGAGCTGCTGCCAGTACTTCTAAGACAAAAAATACTGTTTCTAAAGTAGGGGAGGCTGGTCCTACTAAGCCTCCTCTCTAACTTGCTCTCCTCTGTGGACCCTCTGATACTCCTTAACATATTCCATAGTCTTTTTGGTGATAGATCTCTCTACTGGaatagaaaaattatttttcaccTTCATTCTAGCGGCTTCACAGAGGTGGTAGATAAGATGTGGGAAGTCTAGTCTAGCATGTGTTGAGGAGTTGGAAGCAATGCTATTGATTTGCTGTGCAATGATGTCTTCTACCTCCACCTCTTCTCCAttcataatgcaatgaatcataaTACCTTGGTCCATAGTGCATTCAAACTGGTTGCTAGTAGGCATGATAGACCTTCGGATGAAGTCTAGCCATCCTCTAGCCAAAGGAAGAAGGTCACTGCTCTTAAGTTGGTACAGGTTTTTCTTCCAAACCTATTCTCCACTGGACCCTTAGAATGCATATATCAGCAAGTATTTGGTCTAATTGCTAATCTCGGTTCACCCTCTCGCTATAGCACTCTGCCATAGATCAGGGGATGGCAAATGGAGGGTTTGTCAGATACTTTTTGGACTGAAGTCAAGGAATTTTTTTCTCACATAATTTTGGTGGTTCTTCTCATTAACTCCAACGATATCTTTATAGGTGACCTAAAGGTTGTcataaaatttttgaaccatCAATTGTTTAACTTCTGTGTGTGGGTTGCACAAAAATTGCCACTCTCACCTCTAAATCTAGAATTGAATTTTAGATACTCGTCTGGTTGAAGTGCAATTTTTACTTTTAGAATCATAGTCTTTTTAGAAGTGACCTCATAAAAATATTTCTCATATAATTTGGAACGGAATCTCCTTTAATAATAAGAATCAGTGGTtggttctttttctttcctcttttttgAGGTCTCAGTATTTTTCGGTGTCAtgaaattaaaaagagaataaaTGAAGCgacaatattaaatttaaatgtttgctcgtctccaaacaaaataaaataaaaaaaagaaagaaggaaaaagagatGAAGGCAATGTGAAAGAGAAGGGGAATGGGGGTGTCATTTTTTTAAAGGAGGAATTCGATAAATGTGGCATTTTTTTAAAGGCCTATGGCATTCTTTATTTAGAAGAACTTAGAAGTTAGAACTATGGCTGACGGAAATAAGAGTCAAGTCAACACAAAACAACTATcatttattctaattaaatgGTAGTTATTTTATAACTAGAATGAGATTGCACAATATGCGgatgataaattaataatagtatataatatatttttaagagtattatattatttaaagattaattaaaatatatacaaattaatatgaaatttgatgtattttttgtttaaaatattttataatacaaaatttttttatattgaaattgtatagagtcatatctttatttattatttttatttttatatttgttttaattaacaaatttagtctttttatatgatatttctcttttttttttttatttttgattattattgaaattatttttttcctaTCATATATTCTTGTGGAGACATGTTTTTACTGAACTGTTGACTCGTATAAATTTTTtgatttattatcttttttgttTCATCTTTGTATATATGTTCTTCATTAAAGATGTGTCTTAGATTTGTTTATGTttctttctctttaatttcttgacTTGTATGTCATCTAGGTCTGATGATATTAGTGATAGTGAAGTTGGCTCCTATAATCAATGAAGAATTTAAATGAGCATATAAATGATgttttgaataaataaaatttttgttgtaTTATCTATTTCATTTGTTGTAATAGGAGTTGAGTTTGGTATTTTTTATTGGAACAAATGTCTTAGTAATAGTGTATTGTTAAtatcataattaaaataatttattttgacttcAAATATAAGTGTAAAGTTGTAtaaatttttcaattaagaTGGTGTTTGAGTGTTATTGTTATCTTGGAGTGTAATTAGATTTAAGGTAATTGTgcctaataatttttttacttttctattAAATAGCACAAAAGTTATTGTAGCACTTTGATataaaacttttaatttaattttaaatatataataattattgagtTAGTAATTTATAATTTGATGAAACTTTTTATGATAGGTATAATTTAATAGAATAtgacaaaaatttttataatttaaatttgtaatattttctTATGTTGTAGCAcaaaaacttattttttttatatcttttgtgagtttttttttacgtctatttatttttcttctcctaGTGCATACAGTTTTCTTTTATGATATTTATAATagtaagaataaaaatttttagaatatttattgtgtgtatataatatattgaataaactatttttaataagaataatttaaatagcataaataaaaatacatgttaataatattttatgttgtagcacaaaaattttattttttgtatttttgtagatttttctttaatactatttatttttcttctcttaataatacatattattttttaataacatcTATAATAGTATGATTAGAATATGTATTCTCTCtctgtgtgtatatatatattgaataagttatttttaataaaattaatttaaatagcataaaataaaaatatctgttaatatttttttaactcacTTTATAAGATAATATCTCTAGTGATACAAactcaaaataataataaaaaataatcaaaattaattctttaatttaaatagtatatttaaataagtataattataaagatattaaaatataattatatgtaaagtaataagagtattttttttcataaatttgtttcaaaaatacaataaatattttaattttgtaccTAATCATCTAatagaattatttttaaataaataggCTCTTCTTCATTTGTTGGTGTAAATATTTTTCGTAGGCAAATTACGAAGtgtgaaataaaataatatcggTAAGAGTCTTATGTATGATATATAAGTATGTTAAAtagtattaaatttaaataacttgtaacttaaaatttgttttgataatattattatgacaCTTTTAATGTAGAtgtttattgtatttaattaatattttatatttttattgaataataatatgtaataaattaattaattataggagttatagttttaattatttttcaatttttaattttttaaaatatgattgGTTGATTCCTAAAATTTGCCAACTAAGTAAATGTGCTGACTAGGTatcattagaaaaataaagataaattaaatCTAATGTATAATAAAGACTTTCAcatcaatttttatataataaaaatatatttttaattaccaTATCCCAACGTCTCAACAGGCGtctttttttatgatatttgaAGATAGCAGCAGACTTTGAAACGTTcaatacacaaatatattataTGCAGACATACAAAAATTCTTCGAAATTTCCACCATCTACAAATAGAAAAGGGAGTTCGTGATTCAAAAACCTCTAATATTTTATTGTAATTGCATCTACAACAAAGTGAAGTTATCTACAATGAGAAACTATTTAAGTTCAGTACATTCTCATCTGTTGTTGAGTCAAATCAACCGTAACATTGACAACGATCCAACCAATATGTatgtataaatattaaatacaaCAACTAAATCCTAAACATAGTCCCAAACTATTCCATATAGCAATTTCCCAAAGAATCCAAATGATTGATCCTAATTTAATGCAACCTGACCATTTTAATGTGAAACACAACTGGCCTCGCCTTCTCTTAAGCTCTCTCCTCATCTGACTGAGAGCCTTGGGGCTCAGAAGTAACAAAGAATTCATCCActgaaataaaaaaacaaagcTACCTCTGTTATAATCAATTTATCAAACATGAGGCACAACTTTAGAAGATGAAGAGTGAAGTAATATAACAGAAACCAGATGCAAAACAAAGTTAGAGAAACATTCATCGATACACTTTTTTACTGCATTGactactgttttttttttttttggtatttctgatatgttaaatttttaggtaattatttaaattatattcaCAAGTTATTCTATTCTTCATGGATTTTTCAGCCCTCTAATTTACCTGATTCTTGAAACTGAGTTCTTTATAAATTATTTCATATTCCAGTTTTATAGTTTGGTTTTATTTATACGTTAGCCTCTTGAACCAGGTTTCACAGAAGTCTATattctgtatctaggttgcaAGTAAAAACATGTAGTCTGAAGTCTTCATGACTATCAACATTATGTGGCAGTTCAGAAATTAGCAGATCCCCTTCATTgtaatgtttttcaaaaccTCGAAAGATAAAGGAAAAGAGAAGCATTTATGCATTATGCCATTACCATTACCTATGTCCTTTTGATCCGAAGATTCAAGCAAAATATCTGAATCAGACTGCATAAATGGTGAACCAGGATAGTTTCCTAGAGCTTCTAGATCTGCAAACAAAGACAATACATAAAAAGCATGAAGATATCCACAAAAGGTAAACCTGGAAAAACCTTAGAATAGAACTTAAAAAGGTTCCATACTTGTTATAACTCTTAAACTAACATTTTGCTTGAGACCTCCAACAAGCTTAACTTTGACGTGATAGCAATAGTAATATCTATCTAACGATTGATCAGACAGTAAAATAAGCCATTACCTCCCAAGTTCGACAAATCTGCTGTTAAATCAGATAGGCTAAAATTCCACTGAATTTGATCTAGAGATCTGGAAACTCCATTGACATTATCTGGTGCAAGTTGCAGTCCTACAGAACTTGCCACATCTGATGTAAATGCCGTATCAAGAGCAGCTGCATCTGTGCACATTCCTGATATGTCTGATGCAGAGAAGGGGAAACGGCCACTGGATGCTACTGATGCGGGGCTCAGTGGCATTTCTGACATGGACGACCTAGCACCATTCGGTGCAATAGCAATAGGCATATCCATATCAGGTGTACTGTGGTTCATCACCATACTTAAGAAGGACAAAAACAGCTCTCATTTGCAAAAATTATATCAAggaaattactaaaatagagGAATAGGAACATGCTGCTCAATTTTCCACCAATTTAACTACCATTTAAGCACAAGAAGACCATGATACTCCAAGCATAATGCACAAAGAGGAGAAACACTTAAAAGAGCCACAACTAAGTCATTGAGCCATTATGCTTTTATTTGGCCTAATTTCCTTAAAGCTCAAGCTATTAGTTAAAGGCATATGATTTGTTTTATATCTTTATAAGTAATAAATTTAGATGGAGGAAATTTTTCACAGGATGTTGTGCGGTATACTACAATAGAAAACTTATAATGCCAGCAAGATAATTATATAGAACAAAAGCTTTAGAAACAAGGTATGAGTCAAGCCACCAAACACAGTATAAATTGACTAACAGTGATTTATTGATCTTCAATAAACTAGAGTacaaataaaaagtaaaaacccTTATGGATTGattaaataagaaaagaagCACGTGGAGTTGATTGAGTTCTCACCCATTAGCAGAATTTGTCCTAATTGAATGATAGTTGCTTGGTGCAGGGACTCCATTAACAACATGACCTGATATGGCACCACCCATGGAGTCAAGATGTGGTTGGCCAGCTGCAGGAAGGGGAGGCTGCTGTAGTACTGGGTATCCCATAGGGAGGTTGTTGACTGCACTGCACGCAAATGGCATTGAAGATCGAACAACGAAGAGAAAGAGACGAGAAAAGAACTGAGAAAATCAATTGTACTTGgaaaattatcaaaatattcTTAATTTCAAAGCTAAAACACCCTTAACACATCAATACATCCATAAGACGCAAGATTTACCGGACATTGGATGTACTCCATTTTGTATAGGAGCCAATGGAGCCTTTGCAGGTAAAGAAGACTTCATCAGATGATATTGATGCTCAAGCAAATGATTGAACATAAGTAtttgctttttcaattttaGCCTGATATAATAGGTCCTAAAGAAATCAGCATTCTCTTCTTCCAGCTTCTGCCATACTGAATACGTGGTGGAAAAATCAAACAGAAAATTTGAACATTACATCAATAACTTAGGTAACAGATAACCATTCTGttcaaataaaatttgaataacTCATACAATCAACTATTTGTATTACTAAAAGGATGAAAAATATATTGCATGATAGAGAATTTCAAGATGGATACCTAGAGTTGTAAATCCAGGATCTATCTTTGCTCTGGTCAAAAGTGTTTTCACAACTTCATctttattcatatataattGTAGGCACCTTTCTATCAAATTCTGCACCTGTAAACAAATTTTGTTCAAgatttgattctattttttcaAATTAGCTTCCTGACAAGCTAGTAGGATTTGCTTACAAGCTCAATGTCTTGGCGTGAAACTTTCTTGCTGTCATTAGCTGTAGCAGATGCTGATCCTGAATCCGTAACGGCAGCATCAGTTGTGTGATTGTTCGGTTGTCGTTCACTTTGGAAGTCGTGAGAAGCATGTGTTGAGGATTGCAATTCTTGCATTCTCTGCAATTCAGTTCACGAAATCCACAGAATTGGAGTTAATAGAGATCTCAAATTCAATTCACCTCTCTCACAAAACACGGAGATTGTCTTAACAAATTCTGAACGGAAGTGAGTGAGGAGGTTTAACAGATACTATTTCCAATTCTATGGAGAGTTGCGCTTCCTGAAATTACAGTTAAAGCAGTTTCAGTGGATGAATTACTACTAACACTAATTAATTAGTGTTAATGATGTTCAAAGCAAAGGTTAATTGAACTAACAAAGAGAGTGGGCGGGAGGAAGAAGATATTTTATTTGACTGAGAAAGTGATGTGAAGGTTACGTTTCGGTGGGAGTCGGAGAGACGTTATAATAAAATGAAAGTGAAATTAAGGCCTCAGGCGTCGGTTATAGCTGTCGCCTTTACAAACACCATCACCACTCACCAACCTTTGTTTATTCCGCCTCAGATATGTCAAGTTAATAAATTACTCTCTATTATGACTAATTAAATTACTACTTGTTTATACCCTGAATACCATACACCAATTTAAGCTTATGTAGAAAGAATACCAACTTGCCTCGATCAAATACTACGATTGCTAACTTAAGTTGGGTTGGTACATCGATTAATTCATTAATCCACTTAAGTAAATgttgataatttaaattttgttttttgcATACAGCAATCTATTATCAATGACTAACTCTTAAATAGAGTTTCAATTCTGGCATATTAGTTTTTGATCCGTCGAATTAGGAGTTACtatgagaaaaaaaatacttCGACTGCTACGGTATGGGTATTGTGTGGT includes:
- the LOC130932925 gene encoding uncharacterized protein LOC130932925, whose product is MQELQSSTHASHDFQSERQPNNHTTDAAVTDSGSASATANDSKKVSRQDIELVQNLIERCLQLYMNKDEVVKTLLTRAKIDPGFTTLVWQKLEEENADFFRTYYIRLKLKKQILMFNHLLEHQYHLMKSSLPAKAPLAPIQNGVHPMSVNNLPMGYPVLQQPPLPAAGQPHLDSMGGAISGHVVNGVPAPSNYHSIRTNSANGSSMSEMPLSPASVASSGRFPFSASDISGMCTDAAALDTAFTSDVASSVGLQLAPDNVNGVSRSLDQIQWNFSLSDLTADLSNLGDLEALGNYPGSPFMQSDSDILLESSDQKDIVDEFFVTSEPQGSQSDEERA